TTTATCCTGGGCTGTCCCCGGCCGCTCTAATTAGGCTCTACTGTGGTCAGATACTTAAAGGCACCGTCTTGCACCTGCAGGATAACGGCACTCTTGGTAGCATCGCCGTTATCATCCAGAGTGATCGTCCCGGTAACACCCTTGAAGCCTGCCGTTTCCGCCAACGCGTCGCGAATAGCAGTTGGCTCGTAGGAATTAGCCCGTTCAATGGCATCCAGAATAACCATATAGGCATCATAACCCAGGGCAGCAAACGCATTGGGGTCTTTGTTGAACTTGGCCTTATAGGCATCAACAAATTCTTTGGCTGCTTCGGTGGGAGCAGCATCAATACTGTAGTGTGTAGATAGGGCCACTCCCTCCACATTTTGGCCCCCGATTTGAATAAACTCCGGCGCCTCCCAGGTGTCCCCACCCAAGAAAGGAGCCGTAATACCAAGATCCCGCGCCTGTATTATCATAAGAGCCCCGTCATTGTAAGGTCCCGGCGCAAAGATAACGTCGGGATTTTCTTTTTTAATGCTGGTTAGCTGAGCGGTAAAGTCCTGATCTCCCTGCTGATAATCAAGCTCCGCCAACACTGCTTTGTCGTCACCGGTGAGTTTGATAAACGCTTCTTTAAAAAAGTTGTTTAAACCCACTGAATAGGCGTCGGCCACATTGCGGACGATAACAGCCGTTCTGGCCCCTAAGTCTTCATAAGCATATTGGGCCATAACACTCCCCTGGAAGGGGTCGATAAAGCAGACCCGGAAATAATAGGGGTTATCCTTGGTCACCAATGGGTTAGTAGGTGAGCAACCCACTGCCGGCACCTTTTTCTCCATCACAGTGGGGCCAGCAGCCATGGATAACGAGCTCCCATAACTGCCGATAATAGCTACCACCTTTTCCTTTTCGATCAACCGGATCGCAGCATTGGCAGCTTCGTTTTTGTCGGTCTTGTTATCCACCAAAACCAGTTCCACTTCCTTGCCCAGCACTTCGCCGTGCAATTCCTTCGCCAGCTCAATGCCTTCCCAGGTCATTTGTCCGCCGGCAGCGGAATCCCCGGTCATGGGTTCAAACACACCGATCCGAATCACATCGCTAGCGGCCTGTTCAGCCGGTTTGGGAGTACAGCCGGCAGTAAACAACAACAAGCCTATAAGCATAAATGCCAGCAACCCTGCTCTTTTCTTTATCACGTTGTTTCCTCCTTTGATCACGTCTTAGATTCCGGTTCGAATACAACCCCAACGAAAACCCGCCCACCCCTCCTTCCCTCCGCGTCCATGTACAACTGTTCACGGCTCATGGACATGACTATATATTTGACGCTCAAGCCGTAATTCCTGCTTCAACAACTCAAACAGTACCGGAACAGCACCTGGACTGGCATCAAGCCTACAAAACCTCTACCTCGTACCCCTTGGCCGCGAGCATAGACAAAAGAGCATCGGCATGAGCCTTGTCCAGTGTTTCCAAGACAAACTCCACCTCGGCGTAACCAACAGCCACTTTCTTTTTGCTCCGATCGTGGTTGATCCCAACTACGTTACTTTGGGTTTCGGCAATGGCAGCCAACACCTGCTGCAGTTGGCCCGGCCGATCGGGGATAATCATCCTAAACTGGACCTTCCGTCCGGCCTTAATCAAGCCCCGGTCCAGCACCCGGGCCAAGATGTTAACATCGATATTGGCCCCGGAGACCACGGCGGCTACTTTCTTACCGGTAAAACTGAGCTTGTGCTGCAGTATAGCTGCCACCGGTGCTGCCCCAGCCCCTTCGGCAACAACCTTGGCTCGTTCCAGCAGCATCAAGATGGCATTGGCAATCTCTTCATCTTCCACGGTAACGATCTCATCCACATATTTACTGATCAGCCCAAACGTGAGCTCCCCCGGCTGTTTAACCGCAATCCCATCGGCAATGGTAGCCACCGAATTGAGAGTGGTTATGCGTCCGGCCTGCATCGAAGCCAACATACACGGAGCTCCGGCTGCTTCCACCCCGATTACTTTTACGCTCGGCTTCATTTCCTTCAACGCTACCGCCAGGCCGGAAATAAGTCCACCTCCGCCTACCGGCACCACCACAGCGTCCAAAGCCGGCAGATCCTCCAATATCTCCACGCCAATGGTCCCCTGGCCGGCAATAACCTCGGGATCATCGAAGGGATGCAAAAACACGGCCCCGGTCTCGGCCTGCAACTGGCGGGCCTTGGCATAGGCGTCATCATAAGCGGTTCCGTAAAGAGCTACCTCGGCGCCATAGCCACGGGTAGCTGCCACTTTGGCCAACGGCGCCCCGGCCGGCATCACCACCGTGGCCGAAATACCATAGAGCGTAGCCCCCAAGGCCACCCCTTGGGCATGATTACCGGCCGAAGAAGCGATCACACCCCGCTGCTTCTCCTGGTCACTCAAAGTAGCCATCTTATTTAAGGCTCCCCGGATCTTAAAGCTGCCGGTCTTTTGTAGATTCTCATTCTTGAGGTAAATCTCGTTGCCCGCAATTTCACTAAAAGTACGGCTGTAGGTAAGCTCGGTACGATGGACAAAACCCTGCAGCCGTTTCTGGGCCTGGTTAATATCGTGGAGAGAAACCACTCCCATACCCCCTCTTCGCTTTTTGGCCTCATTCGGCACCGGTAAGGCCTTCTCCTGCCGGCTGTGCC
This sequence is a window from Bacillota bacterium. Protein-coding genes within it:
- a CDS encoding ABC transporter substrate-binding protein codes for the protein MLIGLLLFTAGCTPKPAEQAASDVIRIGVFEPMTGDSAAGGQMTWEGIELAKELHGEVLGKEVELVLVDNKTDKNEAANAAIRLIEKEKVVAIIGSYGSSLSMAAGPTVMEKKVPAVGCSPTNPLVTKDNPYYFRVCFIDPFQGSVMAQYAYEDLGARTAVIVRNVADAYSVGLNNFFKEAFIKLTGDDKAVLAELDYQQGDQDFTAQLTSIKKENPDVIFAPGPYNDGALMIIQARDLGITAPFLGGDTWEAPEFIQIGGQNVEGVALSTHYSIDAAPTEAAKEFVDAYKAKFNKDPNAFAALGYDAYMVILDAIERANSYEPTAIRDALAETAGFKGVTGTITLDDNGDATKSAVILQVQDGAFKYLTTVEPN
- a CDS encoding threonine ammonia-lyase, which gives rise to MVSLHDINQAQKRLQGFVHRTELTYSRTFSEIAGNEIYLKNENLQKTGSFKIRGALNKMATLSDQEKQRGVIASSAGNHAQGVALGATLYGISATVVMPAGAPLAKVAATRGYGAEVALYGTAYDDAYAKARQLQAETGAVFLHPFDDPEVIAGQGTIGVEILEDLPALDAVVVPVGGGGLISGLAVALKEMKPSVKVIGVEAAGAPCMLASMQAGRITTLNSVATIADGIAVKQPGELTFGLISKYVDEIVTVEDEEIANAILMLLERAKVVAEGAGAAPVAAILQHKLSFTGKKVAAVVSGANIDVNILARVLDRGLIKAGRKVQFRMIIPDRPGQLQQVLAAIAETQSNVVGINHDRSKKKVAVGYAEVEFVLETLDKAHADALLSMLAAKGYEVEVL